The Plasmodium brasilianum strain Bolivian I chromosome 6, whole genome shotgun sequence genomic interval taaaaataataaattaataaaattttgtaatatctAATGTGATATTTAAGAGGGAAAGACAAAATGAATACAAAACttcttatttcattattcatatttcttTGTTTACACAACGTTGCAAATGCGTACAACTGCTCAAAAGCAATGTCCAGCATAACATTTCAGGACTTTACATTGTCTAGTATAATTCATGCTCATACATCGACAGGTAAGAACTTAGGTAGCTGGATCCATTTCTTTTTCAGTCATTTTAATAATGGAAATGATGCTATAAAATATGTGGAgacaacaaatataaatactttaGATGAAAAGGATCATCATTGTTTTATTAGAGGTTTTACGGTGTTCCTAATTCATGCTTATGCTAAGGATATAAAAGCCATGTCAAATACTGATAATTTTGAAACGTATTTCAGAAATTTATTAAAGGATATTAATCCTGATATTGCTAAAGATTTCTTAACGGTTTTAGATAACAAAATACTTTTAGATCATATGGATAGTATAATTCTTAAAGAACAGGATTATGCAAACTTGAAAAGagatgttaatatatttaaacaaaatataaatccaGTAAATGGAAATAATCATGCTACCTATAAAAATGTTCCAACTAGACTTTTTGAGCCATATGAAATACGAGCCTTTAAAAGAGAGTATATAACTAAAGATGAAGCGTCAATTAATGCAAATGAAGTATATGCTGCTCGTGACTACCAGTATTTGGCTTTCCTTGGTGTCGTtgatcattattataattctgATATAACAAAGCCTGCAAAAGGAACTTCTGTAGTTATTGAGAGTAGAAAAAGATTAGGTTTGAGGAAACGTAGTAGTTCACTTGCATTATTAGGGCCACATGAAAATAACCCATTTTTTGGTTTTTGTGAAAAGAATGGAAATGAAGAATATTTTGGATCACTTGATGATTTGTTgccttcctttttttcaattattaaAACGAAAATGCTGCTTGGACATAATAGATTTTTAAGAGAATTTGATTATTCCTTAATGAACAAAACTTACAAAATTCCTAATCTAAAAGGTTTTAGATTTTTGAAACaactttttagaaaaaaaaacttagAAAATTTTGTAGATATGTATGCTGGTCTAATGTCAACTGAGTTAGATTTTTTAAGAGAGGATTTTCTAGATTTATTTGATACTACCATAAATTGCCACGCACGTGAGTTTGCAAATCGTGCAGGAGATAACTATTTTGCTATTAAGGAGAAAAACATGGTAGCTTGAAAtctttctatatttttagatttaccaaatttcttttttaaattttagaTTCATGTTCAgagatttttcttttttttcgattttttgtgtttttttactattatttttttaaaatgtcgtgaaatacaaaaatagcaatatcgatagtataaaattttatgaaggttttccatatgtatatataagtatgaaTATGTGCacaacttaatttttttacaaatttttatataaaaaaataaaatgaacttcacatcttttctttttaaggccatttcattttttgttaatgaaatattacataaaaaagtttGAAGTGTGATGTATGGAATTATTAAAGAATGAATTAGAATATTTCAACTCTGATTTGTTCATACGCTTTTGTTTGCGTTTGTGTAAATGTTTCATAGAACTTActttaatataaacataagtttttaaatttagTATTCAACAAGGTTCTTACCATTTGCTCATGTAGTATTTTAGAAGCAAaagttaatattttgtttatttttgttttatatgcTCCTTatcatgtatatacaaaaaaataaaataaaataaaatgaaatgaaatagaaaaacatGACAGGTGTCTATACTTCAAACACACTATCCCCTTCTCTAAATTGGTTTAtttgaattaaatatataaaattatgtaagaATAAAGAGAAgtctcaaaaaaaaaaaaaaaaaaaattagctaCTATCTGTATAAAAGTATTTgttgttttataatttatttaacgtgtattaatttacaaaaaaaaaaaaaatgatgtataattttttgccGTTTCTCTTTACATAATTTGTCCCTTTATCTCATTTTggttaaataaaatatgttcactatcaatatatatctatgaacttcacttttttaataatgaaaaatacataataatatttttaaatggaGAATTAAGCATAAAAAAGCCCCTATATTTTTGATAACATGTATTTGGTGAACCTTGTTATTAACGCTTTAGCTTTCAAACGTCGGAGCACCCTCATGAACGCATAAATTACCAAAAGTTGCACTTCCATTTAACGCAATAGTCCAAAGTCTtcacacatatgcatatatatatatacacttgtatgtatgtaaaaatatcaaTATAATACATGTTCGTAAATTTCCCACATAATCTCCTCAATTTTTCTGAAGACATGCCTATATTTCGAAACATTTGTATTGAagttgaatttttttttatatttttaaggatgaacattaaaattattttcacttTATCATACAATCACTTTTCAAGtatgtgtatttatgtaGTTGAAAAAAGACTTTACTTctttgaacatatatatatgtaaaaatattttgtacttTCATAATATGTGACCTTTTCGTAAACGATACAATTTTTTGCACattcctttttaatattttatttttatatgagttaatatattttatagaacTTGCATAATAAGATGTATTTAAAATAGGTTATATAACATGATGGTatagtaaataatatataattaaaaagtgaGTAATTCTaggataaaaaaatggaCCCACTCCATAAGCTTTCTAGAAGTAAAAGATTTATCtttgaaattatttaaaaaaaattaatacttttttatgtGATAcgtgcacacatatatatatatatatatgtacttgcTTTTATAagtattgttaaaaaaagtaaaatctTAGCTCCaacaaaatttttgtaattaataaTGTTAGGAAAACACATGTTTACAAATACAGTAGGCAATAATTATAAgggataatgaaaaaaataacaacaaAAATGGCTGTAAAACTTTAATTTTGATATGAGAAATAAATGGAAAGCCATGTAATATGAAGAGTGCtaagttttataaaaaataatattatgctTTAATGTGTGCGCCACTTAAGAGtatttaaaggaaaataatacgCATCACACAGGAAAAGCCATATAGTAATAttcttatgtatatatgttttgttattattattattattattattattcaagTTTTTCACTTCTTAGTGTCTGTATTTTCATTTACCggattttgtaaaattattttcttgttctattattattccctatataaatttttctcttttccttTCAAAAACTTGTAtccttttttgtatttttttttctcaaaatttttccttcttttttccttattttttcacCACATATTTCTCTAATTTCAATCAAAGAAGAATCAGGAAGAGAAGTTCAGAGTCTCTATtgtattctattttttctctaaTAAACTGTTTATTAAgatgttcataaaatatgaacatgaTTATCACCATCAATACTATCAcctatgtaaaaatatatattcgtatCTTTAGGATTACTCCTAAAATCGATAACTgtctttaaaaaatgtttgcatagattttttaataactcttttctttcttttttttttatttttttaaatatatctttattaatCTTTAACatgatatatgtattataagaCATACATGCTGGATCCCCGAATACAAATATCTTCCTGGATTTATCATATTTAGGAATTGTAAATGATTCTTCaatagtttttttattaactctttctttattattactgaTTTCAGcactatttaaattataatgtaCTCCTAAATTACGaagttgtatatataattttcctttttgctCTACCaactttttttcaaaaatctCTTCCTCTATTTGAGTTTGTTCTCATATTTTCCGCCCCTTCTCATTACATTGGTTTTCTTGCaagtttataaatatatcctttttcttcaaattaggtttttttttatatataataaatcaaaaaaaaaaaaaaaaaaaaatgtttatattgtctttttttattttgttatagaatatatatttgattgaataatattataaggGGTAAgaggaataaatatatacatataaacatttacCCAAACATTCTGTCTTACATGAAAGTGCATTGAACAAATTATAATCAAAATTATTTggataaatattaatttatgtatacgaGAAATATACAATGAAGAACGAAATATTTcgataaaagtatattttttatatgaattcaAATTATCTTTTACAAAATTAGATTCATTATTACATTTCTGTATTAAATTCATTGttctattattgttatatgttttataggTAATGTTTATGTTCACACCTTTGGTGCTtcttttattgttatatttacgATTTGATAAACTACATGAGCCATGATGTTCATAAttcatttcatatttttataataatactaaaaaaaaaattggagaAAAGTTTTacgtttaatttattttacattataattaACAAGAGTAAAACTGATGTTTCTCATTAGGGTAGATATTattaacaagaaaaaaaaaaaaaaaaattatatatataaaactattaaaactatatattaaaataattaataatgcaACTTAATACACTATtcctaataaaaaaataaaaaaataaaaataataaataaataaataaaagcaaatgataaaagaatttttttttttaattttaaattaaaaatgtacgtATTCTACCAAAAAAACACAATATAacaacacatatataaaatattgaagTAAACATTAAAACTGTAAATTCTCtcaaattttatattgtacTTTTCATTCatatgataaaaagaaaaaaaaagaaaatagatcattcaaatttttattttttaaaatatttttcctaaaatagaaattatatatataatattataactgGGACTCTGAATTTTGTTAGGAAagaatataatgttttttcaaattgaatattataccgttttttgaatatatcttttgtttttttgttttttttacagtatgttgcatgcatatttatatatataaatatatattttactgtGTCATAAAAATtcctaattttatttacaatatatataaacagaatttttttccttatgtTAAAGATTTACTTATGtctaattttaaatttgaaaaaatctttttatttcgtttataTAGTTTTTACAATCATtgagttatttttttaagtagagcataaattgtattttcattaaagTTCTTctgtaacaaaaaaaaatattttactttttttttaagtgtgAAAAATAATGACATAGACAcatctgtatatatatctacacAACATGAACTTCCCAATggtgttatattatttctagTACTGGAAAAACGctgatttaaaatatttcaaaaaaaaaaaaataaaattagaacaAAAACAATTTTCTGGATCGATTTGTAGTTGCCTTTATATTaaagttttataaaatgtataacttttttgataattgttttattaatatgtaaCTTAAACTATGTGttctaaattttaaaaaaatatatttttgagcTTTTAATTATGGATTATTTGTGAATActacgttttttttttattagaaatacAAAACGATGATagcgttttttttttttttaatttatctcATCACTCTCTTAATAAGGAcgatattattttattagctAAACCTAGAAGGATAAATGTTAGAATATGgcaaaaatcaaaaaaaaaagaaactaaATTTTATATGAGGCAAAAATGTATATCTGCATTAATTCGAATACagaacaggaaaaaaaagtttttctataaatcttatatatatacatattattcatatatatttatttcaattagaaaattaaaaggaaaagataaTATTATAGTATTGTAACTTCTAAAAGGGTATTGTAagttcactttttttttttgtgaaaaatgggaaacagatataataatttaagatgaaaattttaagaattatGTTTTCCCATATAcctaaaaagataaattaataatgtctttacaaacattttttatgtggCCTATTTATCAGATAAATCagcctttttttattctcatttcaaattttacattttcgggcttgtattttaattgtgtaaaatatgaaaaaatgatatattaaccatactattatttttattcattttttttctggttatgcaaatatatttctatatatctatctatatatatataataagctCACTTGTTATAAGAGTGTTATTGCTTTGTTTgaaaagtttatatatttttaccctTTGTAGTTGTCACTTTTTGCAGAACAATCTATTTggtaaatgttttattttactctgataataattaataaaactgatattagataaaaaaaaagtatgaagTATTTCAAATAGATATAATAAcgtttaatttctttttgtaaggtataatattatataaaaacttttttattttaaaaatattatctgtgcaacaatatatttttttcttttttagtttttcgttattttattaaaagcaATTGATATTCAAAATTTAGATTATCATAAATTTGTACTTGTAtgtaaaaacataattaaaatagttaaggtgtttaataaattaaaaaagtttaacCAGTAAACGATACGTGCTGATTTTAAACTGTAACAGTACTCTTGGAGATGCTATAAATACTTTGAAACCTTATTCGTTATAAAAACACATCCATAATACACttttattacaataaataaaaatgggtATTTTTAGAACTAAAAGTTTGGTACGTTAGGTAATATTGGGCTTCTCACGAAAAAcactattataataaaaatttctaaGAAAAGCCTAATATGCTTTTAAAAGAGCTTGCATTATtgagtatatacataaatgtacatatatatatatatatatatatatatatgaacacccatttttgtatattcgAATGGAACATATACCTTACAATTTGCTAAGAAAATGAGaaagaattatttacatCAAAATGCCCTCATTACGAATATCATGTAAAATTACCATTTCATGGTacagaaataatatttaatagtGAAACAATTATtagttttactttattttattttattttattttattttttttaatatatctagTACATATGGGGCCAAAATATTGTAACGCTCGTTTCATaggattatatatttattaaagtattatatataattagtGTATGGaacattaatttaaatatggGGCAAATATAaggttttattaaaaaacaatgTTCTTAATTTTCACAaattacttaaaatttttgaataaaaaattaatgtttaAATCCATaggaataatatatgaactatttttttcatatttatccaattataaattttaattaaataaaagaaaggaaaattttaaaaaacagaaaattcaaagttgtatatatattttaaataaacgacataaatatatcgtgaaaaaaaacatatttgcgtatatacttaaatatatatatatgtatatagtatataaactattttactgaaaaatattatatacggTTATTGTATATTCGTTTctacatttacatattttcagAGGTGGTTTACATGTTTGCTTGTTCAAGCGTTTTTGTCTTTCTATTATTGTCTTATTTCTGTCCTAAATATTTGAGATCGttaactttaaa includes:
- a CDS encoding rhoptry-associated protein 2, whose amino-acid sequence is MSSITFQDFTLSSIIHAHTSTGKNLGSWIHFFFSHFNNGNDAIKYVETTNINTLDEKDHHCFIRGFTVFLIHAYAKDIKAMSNTDNFETYFRNLLKDINPDIAKDFLTVLDNKILLDHMDSIILKEQDYANLKRDVNIFKQNINPVNGNNHATYKNVPTRLFEPYEIRAFKREYITKDEASINANEVYAARDYQYLAFLGVVDHYYNSDITKPAKGTSVVIESRKRLGLRKRSSSLALLGPHENNPFFGFCEKNGNEEYFGSLDDLLPSFFSIIKTKMLLGHNRFLREFDYSLMNKTYKIPNLKGFRFLKQLFRKKNLENFVDMYAGLMSTELDFLREDFLDLFDTTINCHAREFANRAGDNYFAIKEKNMVA